The Streptomyces sp. NBC_00344 genome includes a window with the following:
- a CDS encoding GAF domain-containing protein has protein sequence MTDPWVALRSGADPAQRRRTLHGAYEAFASRGRVERPVRTVVAASWQRSSRARVSREGAAGTQLPADELAAYRDGHPLARVMPLFRELMGAYAMDGEHLIAVCDAHGRLLWVEGHAGARREAGRMNFVPGASWAETATGTNAPGTAIAVDRPVQIFAAEHFQRPVHSWTCAAAPIHDPSTGRLIGAVDITGGDRLAHPHSLAFIGAVARAAESQLALLAPAPTTGAMQLSVLGRDEGLLVADGRKLVLSRRHSELLTLLAQRPDGVTGDELLVDLYEDESVTPVTLRAEMFRLRGQLGADLLRSRPYRLAAPLVTDFDQVRRRLASGALASAMSGYPGPLLPGSPAPGVARLRRRISDQLRAALIARADPALLADWAYSPWGEDDLPVWRAFASALPPPQRQVALERLRELDIRQSG, from the coding sequence TTGACCGATCCATGGGTGGCCCTGCGGAGCGGCGCCGACCCCGCGCAGCGCCGCAGGACACTGCATGGCGCCTACGAGGCGTTCGCCTCCAGGGGCCGGGTCGAGCGCCCGGTGCGGACCGTGGTGGCCGCCTCCTGGCAGCGCTCCTCGCGTGCGCGGGTCAGCAGGGAGGGTGCGGCAGGCACCCAGCTGCCGGCGGATGAACTCGCCGCGTACCGCGACGGGCATCCGCTGGCCCGGGTGATGCCGCTCTTCCGGGAACTGATGGGCGCCTACGCCATGGACGGCGAGCATCTGATCGCCGTGTGCGACGCACACGGCCGGCTGCTCTGGGTGGAGGGACATGCGGGCGCCCGGCGGGAGGCCGGCCGGATGAACTTCGTCCCCGGAGCGTCCTGGGCGGAGACGGCCACCGGGACCAACGCGCCGGGCACGGCGATCGCCGTCGACCGTCCTGTGCAGATCTTCGCGGCCGAGCACTTCCAGCGGCCCGTCCACTCGTGGACCTGTGCCGCCGCGCCCATTCACGATCCGTCCACCGGACGGCTCATCGGCGCGGTGGACATCACCGGCGGCGACCGGCTCGCCCATCCGCACAGCCTGGCGTTCATCGGCGCGGTCGCGCGGGCCGCCGAGTCGCAGCTCGCGCTCCTCGCGCCGGCCCCCACGACCGGGGCGATGCAGCTGTCGGTGCTGGGGCGGGACGAGGGGCTGCTCGTGGCGGACGGCCGGAAGCTCGTGCTCAGCCGCAGACACAGCGAGCTGCTCACCCTGCTCGCACAGCGGCCTGACGGTGTGACGGGGGACGAGCTGCTGGTGGATCTGTACGAAGACGAGTCGGTCACCCCGGTCACGCTGCGCGCGGAAATGTTCAGACTGCGCGGACAGCTCGGCGCGGATCTGCTGCGGTCGCGCCCGTACCGATTGGCCGCACCTCTCGTCACGGACTTCGACCAGGTGCGGCGCCGGCTGGCATCGGGCGCTCTGGCCTCCGCCATGAGCGGCTATCCGGGACCCTTGCTGCCCGGGTCGCCGGCACCCGGGGTGGCGCGGCTGCGACGCAGGATCTCGGATCAGTTGCGGGCGGCGCTGATAGCCCGCGCCGACCCCGCACTGCTGGCGGACTGGGCGTACAGCCCATGGGGCGAGGACGATCTGCCCGTCTGGCGCGCCTTCGCGTCCGCCCTGCCGCCTCCGCAGCGCCAGGTCGCTCTCGAGCGCCTGCGGGAGCTGGACATCCGGCAGAGCGGCTGA
- a CDS encoding aldehyde dehydrogenase family protein: MPELFIGGTWTAAAGGQVREIRCPADGTLVATVDEAGAEDAAAAIAAAREAFDRGPWPSTPAAERAALLLRVAALLERDKDTLARAESLDTGKRLVESEYDMDDIANCFRYFGNLVAAGGTDRIVDTGDPGVDSRVVHEPVGVCTLITPWNYPLLQTAWKVAPALGAGNTFVLKPSELTPHTAIILMRLLAEAGLPGGVANLVLGAGPTAGAPLSEDPRVDMVSFTGGLVTGRRIMAAAAPTVKKVALELGGKNPNIVFADAEYEAAVDYALTAVFLHSGQVCSAGARLLVQDELHDRFVDDVVERARAIPLGGPFDENARTGPLISAGHRDKVETYVAAGLAEGAVLRCGGARPDDPALSDGFYYLPTVLDECTPGMSVVRDESFGPVLTVERFRDEDEAVALANDTVYGLSGGVWSQDVGKAHRVASRMRAGTVWINDFQPYVPQAEWGGMKQSGFGRELGPAGLAEYQEAKHIWRNLSPKPLRWFE, from the coding sequence ATGCCTGAGCTGTTCATCGGCGGCACCTGGACCGCCGCAGCCGGGGGGCAGGTACGCGAGATCCGCTGCCCCGCCGACGGCACCCTGGTGGCGACCGTGGACGAGGCGGGGGCGGAGGATGCCGCTGCCGCCATCGCCGCCGCGCGTGAGGCCTTCGACCGCGGACCCTGGCCGTCGACACCCGCGGCCGAGCGGGCCGCCCTGTTGCTGCGCGTCGCCGCTCTGCTGGAGCGGGACAAGGACACGCTCGCCCGCGCCGAATCCCTGGACACCGGGAAGCGGCTCGTGGAGAGCGAGTACGACATGGACGACATCGCCAACTGCTTCCGCTACTTCGGGAACCTGGTGGCGGCGGGCGGCACCGACCGGATCGTCGACACCGGCGACCCCGGCGTGGACAGCCGCGTGGTGCACGAGCCGGTCGGTGTCTGCACACTCATCACTCCGTGGAACTACCCCCTGCTGCAGACCGCCTGGAAGGTCGCACCCGCGCTCGGCGCGGGCAACACCTTTGTGCTCAAGCCCAGCGAGCTGACCCCCCATACCGCCATCATCCTGATGCGGCTGCTGGCGGAAGCAGGCCTGCCGGGCGGGGTCGCGAACCTCGTCCTGGGAGCGGGGCCGACCGCCGGGGCGCCGCTGAGTGAGGACCCGCGGGTCGACATGGTCTCGTTCACCGGCGGTCTGGTCACGGGACGCCGCATCATGGCGGCTGCCGCGCCCACGGTGAAGAAGGTCGCCCTTGAGCTGGGCGGCAAGAATCCCAACATCGTCTTCGCCGACGCCGAATACGAGGCGGCCGTCGACTACGCGCTCACCGCGGTGTTCCTGCACTCGGGCCAGGTGTGTTCGGCCGGGGCGCGACTTCTGGTCCAGGACGAGCTGCACGACCGTTTCGTCGACGACGTGGTGGAGCGGGCCCGGGCGATCCCGCTGGGCGGGCCGTTCGACGAGAACGCCCGCACCGGACCGCTGATCTCCGCCGGCCACCGCGACAAGGTCGAGACCTATGTGGCCGCCGGTCTTGCCGAGGGCGCCGTGCTGCGCTGCGGCGGGGCACGCCCCGACGACCCGGCGCTGAGCGACGGCTTCTACTACCTGCCGACGGTGCTGGACGAGTGCACCCCCGGGATGTCCGTGGTGCGGGACGAGTCGTTCGGCCCGGTGCTCACCGTCGAGCGGTTCCGTGACGAGGACGAGGCCGTCGCCCTCGCCAACGACACGGTCTACGGTCTGTCGGGCGGGGTCTGGTCACAGGATGTCGGCAAGGCCCACCGGGTGGCGTCCCGGATGCGCGCGGGCACCGTATGGATCAACGACTTCCAGCCGTATGTGCCCCAGGCGGAATGGGGCGGGATGAAGCAGTCCGGGTTCGGCCGCGAGCTGGGGCCGGCAGGACTGGCGGAGTACCAGGAAGCCAAACACATCTGGCGCAATCTCTCTCCGAAGCCGCTGAGGTGGTTCGAGTGA